The Thermoflavifilum sp. genome contains a region encoding:
- the hemE gene encoding uroporphyrinogen decarboxylase encodes MLHNDLLLRALQGEPVGRPPVWMMRQAGRFLPSYQRLREKYDFFTRCQTPELVAEITCLPVDELGVDAAILFSDILVVLQAMGVEVHMQEGRGPWLPHPVERPADVDRIHIPDVHATLGYVFQGITATLEKLNQRVPLIGFAGAPWTLLCYLIEGKGSTGFEKARAFCYHYPEAAHHLLEKLTHTTIAYLQEQVKAGVHCVQVFDSWAGWLGPEGFQLFALPYLQQIATALSPCCPVILFPKGATFGLSALADSGARAIGIDWTVSPAQARALVGHGITLQGNLDPAILLTDVNTIRRHTLRMMEQFGIRHYIANLGHGILPQTPVAYARAFVQTVQQYTPAQQLSTKS; translated from the coding sequence ATGCTACACAACGATCTCCTGCTTCGTGCCCTGCAAGGCGAACCCGTCGGCCGCCCGCCGGTGTGGATGATGCGGCAGGCCGGACGTTTTCTACCATCCTATCAGCGGCTTCGCGAAAAATATGATTTTTTTACCCGCTGTCAGACACCCGAGCTGGTGGCGGAAATCACCTGTCTGCCGGTCGATGAATTGGGCGTGGATGCCGCCATCTTGTTTTCCGATATCCTGGTGGTGCTGCAGGCCATGGGCGTGGAAGTGCACATGCAGGAAGGACGAGGGCCCTGGCTACCCCATCCGGTTGAACGTCCCGCCGATGTCGATCGGATTCATATCCCCGATGTGCATGCCACGCTGGGGTATGTGTTTCAGGGTATAACAGCCACGCTGGAAAAATTAAATCAACGGGTGCCGCTCATCGGCTTCGCCGGAGCTCCATGGACCCTGCTCTGTTATCTTATCGAAGGCAAGGGCTCGACCGGCTTCGAGAAGGCCCGGGCTTTCTGCTATCATTATCCCGAAGCCGCACATCACCTGTTAGAAAAGCTCACCCACACCACCATCGCTTATCTACAGGAACAGGTAAAAGCCGGTGTGCATTGTGTGCAGGTCTTCGATTCCTGGGCGGGATGGCTGGGACCCGAAGGCTTTCAGCTGTTTGCCCTGCCCTACCTGCAGCAAATCGCCACCGCCCTGTCGCCCTGCTGCCCGGTGATCTTATTCCCCAAAGGGGCCACCTTCGGCCTCTCCGCCCTCGCCGATAGCGGCGCCAGGGCCATAGGTATCGACTGGACGGTGAGCCCGGCTCAGGCACGAGCGCTGGTTGGTCATGGCATCACGCTTCAGGGTAATCTGGACCCGGCCATCCTGCTCACCGATGTAAACACCATCCGCCGCCATACCCTGCGCATGATGGAGCAGTTCGGCATCCGGCATTATATTGCGAATCTCGGACACGGCATTCTGCCCCAGACCCCCGTGGCCTATGCCCGGGCTTTTGTACAAACCGTCCAGCAATATACCCCGGCTCAGCAGCTTTCGACGAAAAGCTGA
- a CDS encoding gliding motility-associated C-terminal domain-containing protein: MSLYARMGYCMLTVTLCMAGFIRAAAQCSGSPIFLETFGGSASSPEVGPPLPSSVTSYQYVSQGEIRDGQYSIKKTTGPMFNWFANGKDHTGNGYMMIVNASYDPGKFYERKIDGLCAGSTFYFSAWIANLLPKNQYGRTPLDPAVRFLIRSAATGDTLAQYATGTIPRYDVFTWTQYGMPFTLPAGETSLILTIFNDNPGGMGNDLALDDIAFTICGPPIQTFITGTYQDNGRYACVHDAVALHADPQNGYYHRPQYQWQFSRDQQQWNDIPGATDTVLAISDVQPADSGWYRLLIAEQGNIGSPNCRVASSPLALFVEHPDPTTLIQTNSPLCEHQTLSLSSTQSALTYTWLLPDGSIRTDSSLLFTDARPTLSGHYTLKVVTRGGCRVQADTLVEVQPNELHVNLGKDTLLCNQDSLLLNAANPGAVYRWNTGATDSAIWVKTAGTYQVSVAQGACEVSDSIHIEHLTQPAVDLVSDTTACLGDTFSLNAYSPLATTYRWQDGSDSIRRTISESGVYIVSLSNVCGTTRDTVNVQFISCAPELLVPNAFTPNGDGVNDRFRPRQTFALRSFSMTIFDRWGNAIFHTHDPLAGWDGTLNGHPAPMGTYVWYIVYQKQNGKTYQAKGTVLLIR, translated from the coding sequence ATGAGCCTTTATGCACGGATGGGTTACTGTATGCTGACTGTCACGCTGTGTATGGCCGGCTTCATCCGGGCGGCGGCACAGTGTTCGGGCAGCCCGATATTCCTGGAAACCTTCGGCGGCAGCGCATCTTCACCGGAGGTGGGGCCGCCCCTGCCTTCGAGCGTTACCAGTTATCAATATGTCTCGCAGGGCGAGATCCGGGACGGCCAGTACAGCATCAAAAAAACAACCGGGCCCATGTTTAACTGGTTTGCCAATGGCAAAGACCACACAGGCAACGGTTACATGATGATTGTTAACGCCAGCTACGACCCGGGGAAGTTTTATGAAAGAAAAATCGACGGCCTCTGTGCAGGGAGTACGTTTTATTTTTCCGCGTGGATTGCCAATCTATTGCCGAAGAATCAATATGGCCGCACTCCACTCGACCCGGCTGTGCGCTTCCTCATCCGGAGTGCCGCGACGGGCGACACCCTCGCACAATATGCCACGGGCACCATTCCACGTTACGATGTGTTTACCTGGACGCAGTACGGCATGCCCTTTACCCTGCCTGCAGGTGAAACGAGTTTGATTCTCACCATCTTTAATGATAATCCCGGTGGCATGGGCAATGATCTGGCTCTCGACGATATCGCCTTCACCATCTGCGGCCCACCTATTCAAACCTTTATCACTGGCACCTATCAGGATAACGGTCGCTATGCCTGTGTGCACGATGCCGTCGCGCTCCATGCCGACCCACAAAATGGCTATTATCATCGCCCCCAATACCAGTGGCAGTTCAGCCGCGATCAGCAGCAGTGGAACGATATCCCCGGCGCTACCGACACGGTGCTGGCTATCTCCGATGTGCAGCCGGCCGACTCGGGCTGGTATCGCCTGCTGATAGCCGAGCAGGGTAATATTGGCTCACCCAATTGTCGGGTGGCATCCTCACCTCTGGCCTTGTTTGTTGAGCATCCCGACCCGACTACCCTGATACAAACCAATAGTCCTCTGTGCGAACATCAAACGCTATCCCTGTCGAGCACGCAGTCGGCCCTCACCTATACCTGGCTGCTGCCCGATGGCAGCATACGAACCGACAGCAGCCTGCTGTTTACCGATGCCCGGCCCACCCTTTCCGGTCATTATACCCTGAAGGTGGTCACGCGCGGCGGATGCAGGGTACAGGCCGACACGCTGGTGGAGGTGCAGCCCAATGAGTTGCACGTCAACCTGGGTAAGGATACCCTGTTGTGCAATCAGGATAGCCTCCTGCTCAATGCGGCCAACCCGGGTGCCGTTTATCGGTGGAATACAGGCGCTACCGATTCCGCCATCTGGGTAAAAACAGCGGGAACATATCAGGTCAGCGTTGCACAGGGTGCCTGTGAGGTGAGCGACAGCATACATATCGAGCACCTCACCCAGCCGGCGGTTGATCTGGTGTCCGACACCACGGCCTGCCTGGGCGATACTTTTTCCTTGAATGCCTATTCACCTCTTGCTACAACGTATCGCTGGCAGGATGGAAGCGACAGCATCCGTCGTACCATCAGTGAGAGTGGGGTATATATCGTGAGCCTGAGCAATGTGTGTGGCACAACACGCGATACGGTAAACGTGCAATTCATTTCCTGCGCTCCCGAGTTGCTGGTGCCCAATGCATTCACGCCGAACGGCGATGGCGTCAACGATCGTTTCCGGCCGCGGCAGACCTTTGCTCTGCGGTCGTTTTCAATGACCATCTTCGATCGGTGGGGTAATGCCATTTTCCATACCCATGACCCACTTGCCGGCTGGGACGGCACCCTGAACGGCCATCCCGCACCCATGGGCACCTATGTGTGGTATATCGTTTACCAGAAACAAAACGGGAAAACCTACCAGGCTAAGGGCACAGTGTTGCTAATTCGATGA
- the hemF gene encoding oxygen-dependent coproporphyrinogen oxidase: MESLSSSIPIRAEAHAWHQTILQWQDEICKALEAEDGRARFQEDLWERAEGGGGRTRIMENGEVFEKGGVNTSAVYGELPDSLRQLMHTEHRFFFAAGLSLVIHPLNPYVPTVHANWRYFELYDAAGQVVDCWIGGGSDLTPYYLFEDDARHFHQCLKQAIDPFGATLYARFKEECDRYFRNIHREGEARGIGGVFYDYLRPGYAGLSLPRLFAFQQANEQAFLQAYLPIVRRRKHLPYGEREIFWQEIRRGRYVEFNLIHDRGTLFGLKTGGRTESILMSLPPRARWAYRFMPEPGSPEAALVEVCRHPRPWA, from the coding sequence ATGGAAAGCCTCTCCTCTTCCATACCGATCCGTGCCGAAGCACATGCCTGGCATCAAACCATCCTCCAGTGGCAGGATGAGATCTGTAAGGCTCTCGAAGCAGAAGACGGCAGGGCACGTTTTCAGGAAGACCTCTGGGAACGAGCGGAAGGTGGGGGCGGCAGAACGCGCATCATGGAAAACGGCGAGGTCTTTGAAAAAGGCGGGGTGAACACTTCGGCCGTGTATGGCGAGCTGCCCGACAGCCTGCGTCAGCTGATGCATACCGAACACCGTTTTTTCTTCGCCGCCGGTCTGTCGCTGGTCATCCACCCGCTCAACCCTTACGTGCCTACCGTGCATGCCAACTGGCGCTATTTTGAGCTTTACGACGCCGCCGGCCAGGTGGTCGATTGCTGGATAGGCGGCGGCTCCGACCTCACGCCCTATTACCTGTTCGAGGACGACGCCCGGCATTTTCATCAATGCTTGAAACAGGCCATAGATCCTTTCGGAGCAACCCTCTATGCCCGATTCAAAGAGGAATGTGATCGGTACTTCCGGAACATCCACCGCGAAGGAGAAGCGCGAGGCATCGGCGGCGTATTTTACGATTACCTTCGTCCCGGATATGCCGGGCTGAGCTTACCCCGGTTGTTTGCTTTTCAACAGGCCAATGAACAGGCGTTTCTACAGGCCTATCTGCCCATTGTACGACGCAGAAAACACCTGCCATACGGTGAAAGGGAAATCTTCTGGCAGGAGATCCGCCGGGGACGCTATGTAGAATTTAACCTGATCCATGACCGGGGTACCCTGTTTGGATTGAAGACGGGCGGACGCACGGAAAGCATCCTGATGAGCCTGCCTCCCCGGGCACGTTGGGCGTATCGGTTTATGCCCGAGCCCGGCAGTCCGGAAGCCGCCCTGGTTGAAGTGTGTCGCCACCCTCGCCCCTGGGCTTGA
- the hemL gene encoding glutamate-1-semialdehyde 2,1-aminomutase, with amino-acid sequence MDLHHSEQLFARAQRVIPGGVNSPVRAFKHVGGTPPFIASARGAYLFDIDGNRYIDYVNSWGPMILGHAYEPVVRAIQEQVQHSTSYGAPTELEVLMAEQILRMVPRIDQVRMVNSGTEACMTAIRLARGFTGKNKILKFEGCYHGHADSFLVQAGSGVATLDIQQVPGVPAAVAADTLVAPYNNLQAVDALLDAHVDEIAAIIVEPVAGNMGCVLPLPGFLEGLQQRCRDRGIVFILDEVMTGFRLAPGGAQERFHLDADLITFGKIIGAGLPVGAVAGKEQIMSLLAPAGKVYQAGTLSGNPLAMVAGYTLLRELDLNRHIYERLEQKTNQLAEGLNTVFGKKGVVHQVPHIGSMLSVFFTEYPVHDFAAASAASNELFKQFFHAMLHKGVYLPPSPFESWFVSDALSDEDIAHTVQAAEDSIGEILSR; translated from the coding sequence ATGGATCTGCATCACAGTGAACAGCTTTTTGCCCGCGCCCAACGGGTGATCCCCGGTGGGGTGAACTCGCCCGTAAGGGCTTTCAAGCATGTGGGTGGCACGCCGCCCTTTATCGCCTCCGCCAGAGGGGCCTACCTCTTCGACATAGATGGCAACCGGTATATCGACTATGTGAACTCATGGGGACCCATGATACTGGGACATGCCTATGAGCCGGTGGTGAGGGCCATCCAGGAGCAGGTACAGCATTCCACTTCCTACGGCGCACCTACCGAGCTGGAGGTGCTCATGGCGGAACAGATCCTCCGGATGGTGCCCCGTATCGACCAGGTGCGTATGGTGAATTCCGGTACCGAGGCGTGTATGACGGCCATCCGCCTGGCACGAGGGTTTACCGGTAAAAACAAGATCCTCAAATTCGAGGGCTGCTACCATGGTCATGCCGATAGCTTCCTGGTGCAGGCCGGCAGTGGTGTGGCCACACTGGATATCCAGCAGGTACCGGGTGTGCCTGCTGCCGTAGCGGCCGATACGCTGGTGGCGCCCTATAACAACCTGCAGGCCGTGGATGCGCTCCTCGATGCTCATGTAGACGAGATAGCCGCCATCATCGTGGAGCCGGTAGCCGGCAATATGGGCTGTGTACTGCCCCTGCCGGGTTTTTTAGAGGGCTTGCAACAGCGCTGCCGGGATCGGGGTATCGTGTTTATCCTCGACGAGGTGATGACGGGCTTCCGCCTGGCTCCCGGCGGTGCTCAGGAACGATTTCACCTCGATGCCGACCTGATTACCTTTGGTAAGATCATCGGTGCCGGCCTGCCCGTAGGAGCCGTGGCCGGTAAAGAGCAGATCATGTCGCTCCTTGCCCCCGCAGGAAAGGTCTATCAGGCGGGCACCCTCAGTGGCAACCCCCTGGCCATGGTTGCCGGCTATACCCTGTTGCGCGAACTCGACCTGAACCGACATATTTACGAACGGCTGGAACAGAAGACCAACCAACTGGCCGAGGGCCTGAACACCGTGTTCGGCAAAAAAGGAGTGGTGCATCAGGTACCCCATATCGGCTCCATGCTCAGCGTGTTCTTCACTGAATATCCAGTACATGATTTTGCTGCGGCCAGCGCCGCCAGCAACGAGCTGTTCAAACAGTTTTTCCACGCCATGTTGCACAAGGGTGTTTACCTGCCGCCCTCCCCTTTTGAAAGCTGGTTTGTGAGCGATGCCCTCAGCGATGAAGATATAGCGCATACCGTGCAGGCGGCTGAAGACAGCATCGGAGAAATCTTATCCCGCTAA
- the hemB gene encoding porphobilinogen synthase, protein MFLSKRYRILRQSPAIRSMVAETRLDPAQLIAPLFVIEGKDSREPIPSMPDYFRLSLDELVREAKELWSLGVKSVLLFAKIPDELKDNTGKEALNPDGLMQRAIRTLKHNLPELCVMTDVALDPYSSYGHDGIVENGQIVNDPTVEVLAQMSVSHAQAGADFVAPSDMMDGRIGAIRKALEEQGFHQTGIMAYSAKYASCFYGPFRDALDSAPGFGDKKTYQMDYANSREAIKEVLQDIEEGADIVMVKPAAAYLDIIHAVKQQVLVPVSAYHVSGEYAMIKAAARQGWLDESKAMMEVLTGIRRAGADLIATYFAKPAARLLQEIA, encoded by the coding sequence ATGTTTTTATCTAAACGTTATCGCATCCTTCGTCAGTCACCGGCCATCCGCAGCATGGTGGCCGAGACACGCCTCGATCCGGCTCAGCTGATCGCCCCCCTGTTTGTCATCGAAGGAAAGGATAGCCGTGAACCTATCCCCTCCATGCCCGATTATTTCCGCTTGAGCCTCGATGAGCTCGTGCGCGAAGCCAAAGAGCTCTGGAGCCTGGGGGTGAAAAGCGTGCTGTTGTTTGCCAAGATCCCCGATGAGCTGAAAGACAACACCGGCAAGGAAGCGCTGAATCCCGACGGACTCATGCAGCGGGCCATACGCACACTCAAGCACAACCTGCCTGAGCTTTGCGTGATGACCGATGTGGCGCTTGACCCTTATTCCTCCTACGGCCACGACGGTATCGTGGAAAACGGACAGATTGTAAACGATCCTACCGTGGAGGTGCTGGCTCAGATGAGCGTGAGCCACGCACAGGCGGGAGCCGATTTCGTGGCCCCGAGTGATATGATGGACGGGCGGATAGGCGCTATCCGCAAAGCCCTCGAAGAACAGGGATTTCACCAGACCGGCATCATGGCCTACAGCGCCAAATATGCCTCCTGCTTCTACGGCCCTTTCCGGGATGCACTCGACTCGGCTCCAGGCTTTGGCGATAAAAAAACCTATCAAATGGACTATGCCAACAGCCGGGAAGCCATCAAGGAAGTGCTGCAGGATATCGAAGAGGGTGCCGACATCGTGATGGTGAAGCCCGCGGCGGCTTACCTCGATATCATTCATGCTGTAAAACAACAGGTGCTGGTGCCCGTGAGCGCTTATCATGTGTCGGGTGAATATGCCATGATCAAGGCAGCGGCCCGGCAGGGCTGGCTCGATGAGTCGAAAGCCATGATGGAGGTGCTCACCGGCATACGCCGTGCCGGCGCCGACCTCATCGCCACCTATTTCGCTAAACCTGCCGCCCGATTGTTGCAGGAAATCGCCTGA
- the hemC gene encoding hydroxymethylbilane synthase, whose protein sequence is MMPRLLRIGTRSSELALWQATQVQQALHASGVACEIVPIESEGDLDQHAPLYAMGVQGVFTRQLDLALLNQRIDLAVHSLKDVPVQPAQGTVLAAVLPRGPVDDVLLCRDTAWLDDRLMPAVVATGSIRRRAAWRYRYPHHQFENLRGNIHTRLRKFRESSWQGAIFARAALERLQVHLQPGEQLVPLPWMVPAPAQGAIGVVIRENDTALYALCQQRLNDTPTALCTAIERRFLKELQGGCSTPICALAQLEGEELVFTGQILRPDGKQALNIQLRKPLSTGEAIAIEAARALLEQGARELLRIPPSSTNETLQP, encoded by the coding sequence ATGATGCCCAGGCTTTTGCGCATTGGTACCCGAAGTAGTGAGCTGGCGCTCTGGCAGGCCACTCAGGTACAGCAGGCTTTACACGCATCTGGAGTGGCCTGTGAGATCGTTCCCATTGAAAGCGAGGGCGATCTCGACCAGCATGCGCCGCTTTATGCCATGGGCGTCCAGGGGGTGTTCACCCGTCAGTTAGACCTTGCCCTGCTGAACCAGCGAATCGACCTGGCGGTGCACTCCTTGAAAGATGTGCCGGTGCAGCCCGCACAGGGCACGGTGCTGGCAGCCGTGCTTCCCCGCGGTCCCGTTGACGACGTATTGCTCTGTCGCGACACGGCCTGGCTGGATGATCGGCTTATGCCGGCGGTCGTCGCCACGGGCAGCATCCGTCGCAGGGCCGCCTGGCGCTATCGCTATCCGCATCATCAATTTGAGAACCTGAGAGGCAATATCCATACGCGCCTGCGTAAGTTCCGTGAAAGCTCGTGGCAGGGTGCAATTTTTGCCCGGGCGGCGCTGGAAAGATTGCAGGTGCATCTCCAGCCTGGAGAACAGCTGGTTCCCCTGCCCTGGATGGTGCCGGCCCCCGCTCAGGGTGCCATCGGCGTGGTGATCCGGGAAAACGACACCGCGTTGTACGCCCTCTGCCAGCAACGGCTCAACGACACGCCTACGGCGCTGTGCACGGCCATCGAACGGAGGTTTCTGAAAGAATTGCAGGGCGGATGCTCCACGCCCATCTGTGCCCTGGCCCAACTGGAAGGCGAGGAGCTGGTCTTCACCGGTCAGATCCTGCGGCCCGACGGCAAACAAGCACTCAATATCCAGCTGCGAAAACCACTGTCAACAGGCGAAGCTATCGCGATAGAAGCCGCCCGGGCTTTACTCGAACAGGGAGCGCGGGAACTGTTGCGCATCCCCCCCTCCTCGACAAACGAGACGCTACAGCCATGA
- a CDS encoding M13 family metallopeptidase → MKRHALALFAVGLWLASCTTHQEKQAQTFLDFTGMDTTVVPGDNFYLYANGNWLRHTEIPPSQSSWGTFTILRENALKNMRLILDSVANDKNLPEGSIAKKVGDLYASGMDSALVERLGITPLQADLQKIDQLKTPTDVLYFAAAEHRKGDGLLFRFYASPDDKNSTKMLAQFNQGGLGLPTRDYYFRTDSATRAVQQAYLTYITRILTLSGEDSVKARQDANNIMRLETALAKVSKSPVELRDPNANYHKLTLKALTSMTGIDWKGFLQQLGVTDQDTALVGQPEFYKGLSQQLKATPMPVWKAYLRFHLINNYAGYLSKPFVDASFDYYGRTLRGQQEQQERWKRMCSMVDNEMGDGLGQLYVARFFPPAAKQRMMELVNNLQKTYEERIRNLDWMSDSTKQKAIQKLEAFTKKIGYPDKWKDYATVKIYRDSLIRNIQSCDAYEYNRMIAKIGKPVDRTEWFMTAPTVNAYYNPSFNEIVFPAGILQPPFFYQNGDDAVNYGGIGAVIGHEMTHGFDDEGRQYDAEGNLRNWWTPQDSARFMQKAQLVIEQYNNSVILDSLHVNGKLTLGENIADIGGVAIAYAAFKNTPEGKSNQLIDGLTPDQRFFLSYAQIWRMKNRDRLARLRLQTDPHSPEMYRVNNPLSDLTPFYQAYHVVPGQKMYRPDSLRVHIW, encoded by the coding sequence ATGAAACGACATGCACTTGCCCTTTTTGCCGTCGGCCTATGGCTGGCTTCCTGCACTACGCATCAAGAAAAACAGGCACAGACCTTTCTTGACTTCACCGGTATGGACACGACCGTGGTGCCTGGCGATAATTTTTACCTCTATGCCAATGGCAACTGGCTCCGCCATACGGAGATCCCGCCCAGTCAGAGCAGCTGGGGCACCTTCACCATTTTACGTGAGAACGCCCTGAAAAACATGCGACTGATACTCGATTCCGTGGCCAATGATAAAAACCTGCCCGAAGGCAGCATCGCTAAAAAAGTAGGTGATCTTTACGCCAGCGGTATGGATTCCGCTCTGGTGGAAAGACTCGGCATCACCCCGCTCCAGGCCGACCTCCAAAAAATCGATCAACTCAAGACGCCCACCGATGTGCTCTATTTCGCTGCCGCCGAACATCGCAAGGGCGACGGCCTCCTGTTCCGTTTTTATGCCTCTCCCGATGATAAGAACAGTACGAAGATGCTGGCGCAGTTCAACCAGGGCGGACTGGGCTTGCCCACGCGCGATTATTATTTTCGTACCGACAGCGCCACCAGGGCGGTGCAGCAGGCTTATCTGACTTATATCACCCGCATCCTCACGCTGAGTGGGGAGGATTCCGTAAAAGCCCGTCAGGATGCCAACAATATCATGCGGCTGGAAACGGCTCTGGCTAAAGTTTCTAAGTCGCCTGTAGAATTGCGCGATCCGAACGCGAATTATCATAAGCTCACGCTTAAAGCGCTGACCAGCATGACCGGCATCGACTGGAAAGGTTTTCTGCAGCAACTGGGCGTTACCGATCAGGATACGGCTCTGGTGGGTCAACCCGAGTTTTACAAAGGTCTTTCGCAACAACTTAAAGCCACGCCGATGCCCGTGTGGAAAGCTTATCTGCGTTTTCACCTGATTAATAATTATGCGGGTTATCTGAGCAAACCCTTTGTGGATGCCAGCTTCGACTATTACGGTCGCACCCTGCGTGGCCAGCAGGAGCAACAGGAACGCTGGAAGCGCATGTGTTCCATGGTGGATAATGAAATGGGCGACGGCCTTGGCCAGCTATACGTGGCCCGCTTTTTCCCGCCAGCTGCCAAGCAACGCATGATGGAACTGGTCAACAACCTGCAGAAAACCTATGAAGAACGCATCCGTAATCTCGACTGGATGAGCGACAGCACCAAGCAAAAAGCTATCCAGAAACTGGAGGCATTCACGAAGAAAATAGGTTATCCCGATAAATGGAAAGATTATGCTACGGTGAAAATCTACCGCGACTCATTGATCCGCAATATCCAGTCGTGCGATGCGTATGAATATAACCGTATGATCGCTAAAATCGGTAAGCCGGTAGATCGTACGGAATGGTTTATGACGGCACCTACCGTGAATGCCTATTACAATCCTTCATTCAATGAAATTGTATTCCCGGCAGGCATCCTGCAACCGCCTTTCTTCTACCAGAATGGTGATGATGCGGTGAATTACGGCGGCATCGGAGCCGTCATCGGCCATGAAATGACCCATGGATTCGACGATGAAGGCCGCCAGTACGATGCTGAGGGCAACCTGCGTAACTGGTGGACACCGCAGGACTCGGCTCGCTTCATGCAAAAAGCCCAGCTGGTCATCGAGCAATACAATAATTCCGTGATCTTAGACAGTCTGCATGTGAATGGTAAGCTCACCCTGGGTGAAAACATTGCCGACATCGGGGGTGTGGCCATCGCCTATGCCGCTTTCAAGAATACACCGGAAGGTAAAAGCAATCAGCTGATTGACGGGCTCACGCCCGACCAGCGCTTTTTCCTGTCCTATGCCCAGATCTGGCGGATGAAAAACCGCGATCGGTTAGCCCGCCTGCGTCTGCAGACTGACCCCCACTCGCCCGAAATGTATCGCGTGAATAATCCGCTTTCCGATCTCACACCGTTCTATCAGGCCTATCATGTGGTGCCCGGCCAGAAAATGTATCGACCCGATAGCCTGCGGGTGCATATCTGGTAG
- a CDS encoding uroporphyrinogen-III synthase, translated as MSTVRHILFTRLLAEDLLQEASLRGIAITCLPFIETRTVEPSPLAPIWHELASQPIWAVFTSMHAVEAVFTGRADRSHPLPWRIYALGGETARAVERFQPARSSITANDAAALAMLITQQYILGSNVSVYFFCGNLRRDTLPEKLRQAGIPLQEIIVYETRLIPQKIERPFDGYAFFSPSAVESFFTLNHLPEPVPCFAIGETTAKALQAYTQHIIISPQPRTRFLLESIYTYFADT; from the coding sequence ATGAGTACGGTGCGTCATATCCTGTTTACCCGCCTGCTGGCAGAAGATCTGCTGCAGGAAGCCAGCCTGCGAGGTATTGCGATCACCTGTCTTCCTTTCATCGAAACCCGAACTGTCGAGCCCTCGCCTCTCGCCCCGATATGGCATGAGCTTGCTTCTCAGCCCATCTGGGCCGTGTTTACCAGTATGCATGCAGTCGAAGCCGTATTTACGGGTCGTGCCGATCGTTCACATCCGCTTCCCTGGAGGATATATGCGCTGGGGGGAGAAACAGCTCGGGCTGTCGAACGCTTCCAGCCGGCCCGGTCATCCATCACCGCCAATGATGCAGCGGCATTAGCCATGCTCATTACGCAGCAGTATATACTCGGATCAAATGTATCCGTATATTTTTTCTGTGGCAATCTGCGGCGCGATACTTTGCCTGAAAAGCTCCGGCAAGCAGGCATCCCGCTGCAGGAAATCATTGTTTATGAAACCCGACTCATTCCCCAAAAAATCGAACGTCCTTTCGATGGTTATGCATTTTTCAGTCCAAGCGCTGTTGAAAGTTTTTTCACTTTGAACCATCTACCCGAACCTGTGCCCTGCTTTGCTATCGGAGAAACAACGGCAAAGGCTTTGCAGGCATACACGCAACATATCATCATCAGTCCACAGCCCCGCACAAGGTTTTTATTGGAGAGCATTTATACCTATTTTGCCGACACTTAA